Proteins from a genomic interval of Mesobacillus sp. S13:
- a CDS encoding C39 family peptidase, with protein MKKWLFIGILLPLLGCSHGSPAEKVLRTQHSKNDPIMMESPETIQEMAVPNPIQKQDKQQQRKTNALLNVPLIKQNPELKYGCEVTSLAMMLKYAGAETDKMKLYTEIQKDLDPLKRSASGDILSWGNPAEGFVGDMTGKRAGYAVFDKPMVDLIDRYLPGRAVNLTGKDFEHVLDHVSSGYPVVVWTTGDYRLPDRWESWTHGNEVIKTPLDLHAVVLVGFNETTVYLNDPLSGRKQVPVNKKNFIETWKVMQSRAVSYR; from the coding sequence ATGAAGAAGTGGCTTTTCATCGGCATTCTTCTTCCATTGCTTGGATGCAGTCACGGCTCGCCCGCCGAAAAGGTATTGCGGACTCAACATAGCAAAAATGATCCCATTATGATGGAAAGTCCTGAGACAATTCAGGAAATGGCGGTCCCAAACCCTATTCAGAAACAAGACAAACAGCAACAAAGAAAAACCAATGCGTTATTGAACGTACCCTTGATAAAACAAAATCCAGAACTGAAGTATGGATGTGAAGTGACCAGCCTGGCAATGATGCTTAAATATGCCGGAGCTGAAACGGATAAAATGAAACTTTACACGGAAATACAAAAAGATCTTGATCCTTTAAAAAGATCAGCAAGTGGAGATATATTGAGCTGGGGCAATCCAGCTGAAGGTTTCGTTGGAGATATGACAGGAAAAAGAGCCGGCTATGCAGTCTTCGATAAACCAATGGTTGATTTAATCGATCGTTATTTACCAGGAAGAGCAGTAAACTTGACCGGAAAAGACTTCGAACATGTTCTTGACCATGTTTCCTCTGGTTATCCTGTCGTTGTGTGGACTACTGGTGACTACAGGCTGCCAGATCGCTGGGAATCATGGACACATGGCAATGAGGTAATCAAGACGCCACTGGACTTGCATGCGGTTGTCCTGGTTGGTTTCAATGAAACCACAGTCTACCTGAATGACCCCCTATCCGGTCGAAAACAGGTCCCAGTAAACAAAAAAAACTTTATTGAAACCTGGAAAGTGATGCAGTCAAGAGCAGTCAGTTACCGATAA
- a CDS encoding EAL domain-containing protein produces MDALDILTDLEHVVPFFQPIFNAEEHKVIGYEILGRFISGDDEISLGSFFQDDTVPEEYRIEVENIVFSKAMETASRSGDKDLLWFVNKDAGLLMMDDGEGFLQLLLSFHEQGIRPDQIVLEISDRNVQSTIEHLINYYKSFGIKIAMAQVGSEGSYFERIAGIEPEILKIDMSSLRSNNTGPAYLDVLHSLSILARKIGATLLFENIETPYQLQFAWKNGGRFYQGFYLRKPQSSLVEKDVLKEKIKSEIHGFILSEKKRLHSFFDLRIELNTKFQELISRNKKGQNPSEFLMSLGTSLDGIAFRMYICDEDGFQLSPNLYKTGGEWVLQPIYMNKNWSWRPYFLENIIRMRTGKKGILSDRYSDIETGEVIRTFSLPLNGEEFLFVDLSASFLNEREGLF; encoded by the coding sequence TTGGATGCTCTTGATATTTTAACCGACCTAGAACATGTCGTCCCATTTTTTCAGCCAATCTTCAATGCGGAGGAGCATAAAGTCATTGGATATGAAATTTTAGGCCGTTTTATTAGCGGAGATGATGAAATTAGTCTGGGATCTTTTTTTCAGGATGATACTGTTCCTGAAGAGTACCGAATTGAAGTAGAAAACATTGTTTTTTCCAAAGCGATGGAAACTGCTTCCCGTTCGGGTGACAAGGATCTTCTTTGGTTTGTGAACAAAGATGCTGGTTTATTGATGATGGATGATGGAGAGGGGTTCTTGCAATTGCTCCTTTCATTTCATGAACAGGGGATAAGACCTGACCAAATCGTTCTTGAAATATCTGACCGGAATGTCCAGAGCACTATAGAGCATCTCATCAATTATTACAAATCTTTTGGGATAAAAATTGCGATGGCACAAGTTGGCAGCGAAGGCAGTTACTTTGAGCGAATAGCTGGTATAGAACCTGAAATCCTCAAAATTGATATGTCCTCGCTAAGGTCTAATAATACAGGCCCTGCTTATCTTGACGTCCTTCACTCTTTATCCATCCTTGCCCGCAAAATTGGCGCGACGCTCCTGTTTGAAAACATTGAAACTCCATATCAGCTGCAGTTTGCCTGGAAAAACGGAGGCAGGTTCTATCAAGGATTTTATCTGAGAAAACCTCAGAGTAGCTTGGTGGAAAAGGATGTTCTTAAGGAAAAAATAAAGTCAGAAATACATGGGTTTATTTTATCCGAGAAGAAACGGCTTCACTCATTTTTTGATTTACGAATCGAATTGAACACCAAGTTCCAGGAACTGATCAGCCGCAATAAAAAAGGGCAGAATCCAAGTGAGTTCCTGATGTCTCTTGGTACCAGCCTCGATGGAATTGCATTCAGAATGTATATATGTGATGAAGACGGATTCCAGTTATCACCTAACCTTTATAAAACAGGTGGAGAATGGGTGCTCCAGCCAATATACATGAATAAGAACTGGAGCTGGAGACCCTATTTTCTTGAGAACATCATAAGGATGAGAACAGGGAAAAAGGGAATCCTGTCAGACCGATACAGTGATATTGAAACAGGTGAGGTAATACGGACGTTTTCGCTTCCATTGAATGGAGAAGAATTTTTATTTGTGGATTTAAGTGCATCTTTTCTTAATGAACGGGAAGGGTTATTTTGA
- a CDS encoding DUF3993 domain-containing protein — MDKRLKLLFLLSFLLILPANAYANSDLDGRKDVFAFLEKAFDSQVSLSEKARTMEEIEAVLDPYFTEDYKSRFIDENVVGQENEYLTYGTDFAPYYIPFYAFSAKTKVVEMENEIYVVEFFPGNAEGPVSYDDHYEGLKLVISDGSWKVADYLYDEVPQEVIDKAYPEKAKELKQPAEADNADEEMIGEIVFGPNFSMLKTFMELGVIFRNENRTILFGLL, encoded by the coding sequence ATGGACAAGCGGTTAAAGCTATTATTTTTGTTATCCTTTTTGTTAATCTTGCCTGCCAATGCGTATGCCAATTCGGATTTGGATGGAAGAAAAGACGTCTTTGCATTCCTCGAAAAAGCTTTTGATTCACAAGTATCCTTAAGTGAGAAGGCCAGGACGATGGAGGAAATTGAAGCAGTATTAGATCCTTATTTTACAGAAGACTACAAGTCGCGGTTCATTGATGAAAATGTGGTAGGACAGGAAAATGAATACCTGACGTATGGAACAGATTTCGCACCTTATTACATTCCATTTTACGCTTTTTCAGCAAAGACAAAGGTAGTGGAAATGGAGAATGAAATTTATGTAGTCGAATTTTTTCCTGGCAATGCGGAGGGACCCGTAAGCTACGATGATCATTATGAAGGGTTGAAGCTTGTAATAAGTGACGGCAGCTGGAAGGTAGCAGATTACCTCTATGATGAAGTTCCTCAGGAAGTAATCGACAAAGCGTACCCGGAAAAAGCAAAGGAACTGAAACAGCCTGCAGAAGCTGACAATGCAGACGAGGAAATGATTGGGGAAATCGTATTCGGACCCAATTTCTCGATGCTGAAGACATTCATGGAGTTAGGCGTTATTTTCAGGAATGAAAACAGGACAATATTGTTCGGATTATTATAG
- a CDS encoding glutaredoxin family protein: MNDIIVYTQNDCPPCQIIKMFLKEFGFPYTEKNISINDKSKQELTQTYNSYSTPTIIIGDEVITGFDLERLKKALDIQD; encoded by the coding sequence ATGAACGACATCATTGTTTACACCCAGAACGACTGCCCACCTTGCCAAATCATAAAAATGTTCTTAAAGGAATTCGGTTTTCCCTACACAGAGAAAAACATCAGCATTAATGACAAAAGCAAGCAGGAGCTCACACAAACTTACAACTCCTATTCGACACCAACCATCATTATCGGAGATGAAGTAATCACAGGGTTTGACCTGGAAAGGTTGAAAAAAGCTTTGGATATCCAGGATTAG
- a CDS encoding MBL fold metallo-hydrolase, whose product MKKPMQLTENVFLIDDFDLSMPERTGTYVLTEDKVTLIETSASPSIPHILEGLQALGISPGEISYIIVTHIHLDHAGGAGLMVQHCPNAKVIVHPKGARHLADPSRLIMGAKAVYGEKFSELFDPIVAIPEDRLMIKDDGETLKLSEKLTLKFLDTPGHANHHFSIYHPLSNGIFSGDTAGIFYPQLDREGIEFYLPTTSPNQFDPEKMLQSISTFEALELERIYFGHYGMSENPAEAFRQVESWLEVFIEEAKNVVMEEKHPQKQVEQITQRLYDKIKTHLSQRGLPDKHPIYELLYLDVNVSAMGLAHYLNKNTGGTK is encoded by the coding sequence TTGAAAAAACCTATGCAGCTAACCGAAAATGTCTTTCTAATCGATGATTTTGATCTAAGTATGCCAGAACGCACCGGTACATACGTATTAACAGAGGATAAGGTGACGCTTATCGAAACTTCAGCAAGCCCGTCCATTCCCCACATCCTTGAAGGCTTACAAGCACTGGGGATATCACCTGGTGAAATTTCCTACATCATCGTGACACATATACACCTCGACCATGCAGGCGGTGCCGGCCTGATGGTACAGCATTGCCCGAATGCAAAGGTTATCGTACACCCCAAGGGAGCTAGGCATTTGGCTGACCCTTCAAGATTGATTATGGGAGCTAAAGCTGTTTATGGGGAAAAATTTTCGGAACTTTTTGACCCAATCGTTGCCATTCCCGAAGATCGCCTGATGATTAAAGATGATGGTGAAACACTAAAGTTAAGCGAGAAGCTTACCCTGAAGTTCTTGGACACTCCAGGTCATGCCAACCACCACTTCAGTATCTATCACCCGCTTTCTAACGGAATCTTCTCTGGTGACACCGCCGGCATCTTCTATCCGCAGCTTGACCGTGAAGGCATCGAATTCTACCTGCCTACGACTTCACCTAACCAGTTTGATCCTGAAAAGATGCTGCAATCCATCAGCACCTTTGAAGCACTTGAACTAGAAAGGATTTATTTCGGACATTATGGCATGTCCGAAAATCCAGCTGAGGCATTCAGGCAAGTGGAAAGTTGGCTTGAAGTTTTCATAGAAGAAGCCAAAAATGTTGTCATGGAAGAAAAGCATCCGCAAAAGCAAGTTGAGCAGATTACGCAGAGGCTATATGATAAAATTAAAACCCACCTGTCCCAGCGTGGGTTGCCTGACAAGCATCCAATCTATGAACTGCTATATCTTGATGTCAATGTCAGTGCCATGGGGCTTGCCCATTATTTGAACAAAAATACCGGAGGAACTAAGTAA
- a CDS encoding YkuJ family protein, with translation MSQLQGIVTRLKNLQEQSNGGEPAQRFFEVNGERKCQVTYHPKTETYELEVYTDKEKPKKYQFDNIDMITIEIFDLIQ, from the coding sequence ATGTCACAGCTTCAGGGAATAGTCACTCGTTTGAAGAATCTGCAAGAGCAGTCCAATGGAGGAGAACCTGCTCAACGCTTTTTCGAAGTGAATGGAGAGCGTAAATGCCAGGTTACATACCATCCAAAAACGGAAACATACGAATTGGAAGTATACACTGACAAGGAAAAGCCTAAGAAATACCAATTCGACAATATTGATATGATTACCATCGAGATTTTTGATCTTATTCAGTAA
- the cbpB gene encoding cyclic-di-AMP-binding protein CbpB, with the protein MISLYSGEFLEVSIKDLMIPSERVAHVQVGNSLEHALLVLTKSGYTAIPVLDPHYRLMGLISTPIIMDSILGLERIEFEQLERKRVEEAMNTKIPRINIHSTLISSLDLLVDHPFLCIEDDSGIFEGILTRRTVLLKLSKQVKRYNKK; encoded by the coding sequence ATGATTAGTCTTTACAGCGGTGAGTTTTTGGAAGTGTCAATTAAAGACCTGATGATTCCTTCTGAACGTGTAGCCCATGTCCAAGTTGGCAATAGCCTGGAGCATGCACTGCTTGTTCTAACGAAAAGCGGGTACACTGCGATTCCCGTCCTAGATCCTCATTATCGTCTAATGGGTTTAATCAGTACACCAATCATAATGGATTCCATTCTCGGCCTTGAAAGAATCGAGTTTGAGCAGCTTGAGAGGAAACGAGTAGAAGAAGCCATGAATACGAAAATACCCAGAATCAACATCCACTCAACTCTTATATCCTCATTAGACCTTCTTGTTGATCACCCCTTTCTCTGCATAGAAGATGACTCAGGTATATTTGAGGGTATCCTGACAAGACGGACTGTATTGCTGAAATTGAGCAAACAAGTTAAAAGGTATAATAAGAAATAG
- a CDS encoding MDR family MFS transporter: MGQAEQKMNKTETKRSFVLATVMLAMFMGAVEGTIVSTAMPAIVGDLGGFALYSWVFSAYLLMNAVTVLIYGKLSDLFGRKPILTFGIIIFLIGSILSGTAETMEMLILYRFIQGFGAGAVMPIATTIVGDIYSKQERAKVQGYLSSVWGISAVSGPALGGLLVEYASWRYVFWINVPLGILAIAGLWLYLHEDIEKKKHKIDYPGAVLLTVAISSLMIVLVEAGANWPWTSPKTIGLISLSALTLILFILQEKRAEEPMMPFNIWRERSIFIANMTSLTTGVMLIGISSFLPAFVQGVMERSPIVAGFTLTAMSIGWPIASAASGRLLLSIGYRKTSLFGGAALILGSILFVTLKPEAGPLWAAAGSFFIGVGMGLTSTAFIVSIQSTVAWQQRGIATAANMFMRNLGNTVGAALLGGVLNSSILSYMKTNGAQGQDLSIDAANVLLNESERMKLPVELKTILQDALTTALHSVYIVVFIFAIVSLLFILFLPKKEETAE, encoded by the coding sequence ATGGGACAAGCTGAACAAAAAATGAACAAAACGGAAACAAAACGCTCTTTTGTACTGGCTACTGTCATGCTTGCCATGTTTATGGGAGCTGTGGAAGGCACAATTGTTTCTACCGCCATGCCGGCAATCGTCGGGGATTTAGGCGGGTTTGCCTTATATAGCTGGGTCTTCTCTGCCTATTTGTTAATGAACGCAGTTACAGTTCTGATCTATGGTAAATTATCGGATTTATTTGGAAGGAAACCAATTTTAACATTCGGTATTATCATCTTTTTGATCGGTTCGATTTTATCCGGTACAGCAGAAACGATGGAAATGCTGATCCTCTACCGGTTCATACAGGGGTTTGGAGCAGGTGCAGTCATGCCGATTGCTACAACCATTGTGGGAGATATCTATTCAAAACAAGAACGTGCGAAGGTACAGGGGTATCTCTCCAGTGTATGGGGCATATCAGCTGTATCGGGACCTGCGTTAGGAGGCTTGCTAGTGGAATATGCAAGCTGGCGCTATGTCTTCTGGATCAATGTCCCACTTGGCATCCTGGCAATCGCAGGCCTTTGGCTTTATCTGCATGAAGATATCGAGAAAAAGAAGCATAAGATTGATTATCCAGGAGCAGTTCTCCTTACTGTAGCCATTAGTTCGCTGATGATTGTCCTGGTTGAAGCGGGTGCGAATTGGCCGTGGACATCTCCTAAAACTATAGGTCTGATCAGCCTTAGTGCCCTGACCTTGATCCTCTTTATCCTTCAGGAGAAAAGGGCGGAAGAACCGATGATGCCATTTAATATATGGCGGGAACGATCGATATTCATTGCCAATATGACTTCTCTGACAACGGGTGTCATGCTGATTGGTATTTCTAGCTTTTTACCTGCTTTCGTCCAGGGAGTCATGGAGAGGTCACCGATTGTGGCTGGGTTCACCTTGACGGCGATGTCGATAGGATGGCCGATCGCATCGGCTGCCAGCGGGCGTCTGCTTTTGAGTATCGGCTATCGCAAGACTTCCTTATTTGGCGGTGCAGCATTGATACTAGGAAGTATTTTATTTGTCACCCTGAAACCTGAAGCTGGACCTTTATGGGCAGCGGCAGGATCGTTTTTTATCGGTGTCGGGATGGGTCTTACTAGTACGGCATTCATTGTTTCAATCCAAAGTACTGTTGCCTGGCAGCAAAGAGGGATTGCGACCGCAGCCAATATGTTCATGAGAAACCTGGGCAACACAGTGGGAGCTGCCTTGCTTGGAGGCGTCCTGAATAGCAGCATCTTAAGCTACATGAAAACCAATGGAGCACAAGGTCAGGATCTCTCAATTGATGCAGCGAATGTCCTGCTCAATGAATCAGAGCGGATGAAACTTCCGGTGGAATTAAAGACAATTCTTCAGGATGCATTGACAACTGCCCTTCATTCGGTTTACATTGTCGTATTCATTTTTGCAATCGTCAGTTTGCTGTTCATCCTATTCTTGCCAAAAAAAGAAGAAACTGCAGAGTGA
- a CDS encoding LysR family transcriptional regulator, whose product MSSISEFHLLSVLAQEMNMRKAAERLFVSQPALSQRLQSIEKDWGTKLFLRSQKGLTLTPAGEVVIQFVNDTITREEKARESIHALNSEVYGTLKIAVASIVGQNWLPQVLKKYVNRYPQAKISLVTGWSSEISKALYEDQVHIGIIRGTPDWKGVKIHLFKDSLYLVDTDITSPEQVLDTDRPFIQFKSDSNYYQEIQDWWLRQFQTAPKRTIIVDQIETCKQMTFNGIGYAILPAITLNGAEKDIFKVPLHDENNEPLGRDTWLLGYESAFRLKQVQAFIDIVKEHIVETKESDK is encoded by the coding sequence ATGTCGTCTATTTCAGAATTCCACCTGTTATCAGTGCTAGCGCAGGAAATGAATATGCGCAAAGCTGCTGAGAGGTTATTTGTATCACAGCCCGCTTTGTCGCAAAGGCTGCAGTCAATCGAGAAAGATTGGGGTACGAAGCTATTCCTCCGCTCCCAGAAAGGATTGACATTGACGCCTGCAGGAGAGGTTGTCATCCAATTTGTCAACGACACTATTACCAGGGAAGAAAAAGCACGGGAATCCATCCATGCATTAAATTCAGAGGTCTATGGAACCCTTAAGATAGCAGTTGCCTCTATTGTTGGACAAAATTGGCTGCCGCAGGTCCTGAAGAAATACGTAAACCGTTACCCACAGGCAAAAATATCACTTGTGACTGGCTGGAGCAGTGAAATTTCAAAGGCACTTTATGAAGATCAAGTTCACATCGGGATCATCAGGGGCACTCCAGACTGGAAGGGAGTCAAAATCCACTTATTCAAGGACAGCCTGTATTTGGTCGATACGGATATAACGAGTCCTGAACAAGTATTGGATACAGACAGGCCGTTTATCCAGTTTAAAAGTGATTCGAATTACTACCAGGAGATACAGGATTGGTGGTTAAGGCAATTCCAGACAGCGCCAAAGAGAACAATCATTGTTGACCAGATTGAAACCTGTAAACAAATGACCTTCAACGGCATTGGCTATGCGATTCTTCCGGCAATAACCCTGAATGGGGCGGAAAAAGACATTTTTAAAGTTCCGCTTCATGACGAAAATAATGAACCTTTGGGAAGGGATACCTGGCTTCTGGGGTATGAATCTGCCTTCCGTTTGAAGCAAGTCCAGGCCTTCATTGATATCGTCAAAGAACATATAGTTGAAACGAAAGAATCGGATAAATAG
- the dapD gene encoding 2,3,4,5-tetrahydropyridine-2,6-dicarboxylate N-acetyltransferase, translating to MKMMDANEIISFIQNSKKATPVKVYIKGDLEGIDFGENAKTFFTGNTGVIFGEWAEINPAIEANQAKIEDYVVENDRRNSAIPLLDMKNIKARIEPGAIIRDQVEIGDNAVIMMGASINIGAVVGEGTMIDMNVVLGGRATVGKNCHIGAGSVLAGVIEPPSAKPVVIEDDVVIGANAVVLEGVTVGKGAVVAAGAIVIDDVPPYTVVAGTPARVIKEIDEKTKSKTEIKQELRQL from the coding sequence ATGAAGATGATGGATGCAAACGAGATTATTTCGTTTATTCAAAATAGCAAAAAAGCAACACCGGTAAAAGTATATATTAAAGGTGATCTTGAAGGAATCGACTTTGGCGAGAATGCCAAGACGTTCTTCACAGGCAACACTGGCGTTATTTTCGGTGAGTGGGCTGAAATCAATCCGGCAATCGAAGCGAACCAGGCTAAAATTGAAGATTATGTCGTAGAAAATGACCGTAGAAATTCAGCTATTCCATTGTTGGACATGAAGAATATCAAGGCTCGCATTGAACCAGGTGCAATCATCAGGGATCAGGTTGAAATCGGCGACAATGCGGTTATCATGATGGGTGCATCAATTAATATCGGTGCTGTAGTAGGAGAAGGTACGATGATCGACATGAACGTTGTACTGGGCGGACGTGCAACAGTCGGCAAGAACTGCCACATTGGTGCAGGTTCTGTACTTGCTGGTGTCATTGAGCCACCTTCAGCTAAGCCAGTCGTTATTGAAGATGATGTAGTCATCGGCGCAAATGCTGTTGTCCTTGAGGGTGTAACAGTAGGTAAGGGTGCGGTAGTCGCTGCAGGCGCAATTGTAATCGACGATGTGCCTCCTTACACAGTTGTAGCTGGAACACCAGCACGCGTCATTAAAGAAATTGACGAGAAAACGAAATCAAAAACTGAAATCAAGCAGGAGCTTCGCCAGCTTTAA
- a CDS encoding N-acetyldiaminopimelate deacetylase, which produces MDINTFIKIRRDLHQIPELGFKEFKTQSYLLDYLSTLPQERLEIKTWKTGIFVRVKGMNPNKTIGYRADIDGLPITETTGLAFQSLHDGQMHACGHDFHMTIALGLISHFVAHPIDDHLLFIFQPAEEGPGGAEPMLKTEVMQEWKPDMIIALHIAPEYPVGTIATREGLLFANTSELFIDLEGKGGHAAYPHQTNDMVVAACALVNQLQSVVSRNVDPLDSAVITIGKITGGTVQNIIAETSRLEGTIRTLSVESMARVKERIEALVKGVEVGYQCRTSIDYGAMYHQVYNNEELARDFIAFAEKKENIDVIVCNEAMTGEDFGYMLKEIPGFMFWLGVNSDHGLHHAKLDPDEDAIKTAINLLTTYIEYKSN; this is translated from the coding sequence ATGGATATTAATACTTTCATTAAAATTAGAAGAGATTTGCATCAAATTCCTGAATTGGGGTTCAAGGAGTTCAAAACGCAGTCTTATCTCCTTGATTATTTAAGCACACTTCCGCAAGAGCGCTTGGAAATTAAGACATGGAAGACCGGGATTTTTGTCAGGGTTAAGGGAATGAATCCCAATAAGACAATTGGTTACAGAGCAGACATCGACGGACTTCCAATTACTGAAACAACCGGATTGGCATTCCAATCTCTCCATGATGGACAAATGCATGCATGTGGACATGACTTTCATATGACGATAGCTCTTGGATTGATTTCTCATTTCGTTGCTCACCCGATTGATGACCATTTGCTGTTCATTTTCCAGCCTGCAGAGGAAGGGCCAGGTGGTGCCGAGCCAATGCTTAAGACTGAGGTCATGCAGGAATGGAAGCCTGATATGATCATAGCCCTGCATATTGCTCCTGAATATCCGGTAGGGACGATTGCAACACGAGAAGGCCTTCTTTTCGCCAATACATCCGAATTGTTTATTGACCTTGAGGGAAAAGGCGGGCATGCGGCTTATCCACATCAGACGAATGATATGGTCGTCGCAGCATGTGCTCTTGTGAATCAGCTTCAGTCTGTTGTTTCTAGAAATGTTGATCCACTCGATAGTGCTGTCATTACGATTGGCAAAATCACTGGAGGCACCGTGCAAAACATCATCGCAGAAACATCAAGGCTTGAAGGAACGATTCGCACACTGTCTGTTGAATCTATGGCTAGAGTGAAAGAAAGAATCGAGGCACTGGTCAAGGGAGTTGAAGTCGGCTATCAATGCAGGACGTCGATCGACTATGGAGCCATGTACCATCAAGTCTATAATAATGAAGAATTAGCACGTGACTTTATCGCATTTGCCGAGAAAAAAGAGAATATCGACGTGATTGTTTGTAACGAAGCAATGACGGGAGAAGATTTCGGCTATATGCTTAAAGAAATTCCAGGGTTCATGTTCTGGCTCGGTGTCAATTCGGACCATGGACTTCATCATGCAAAGCTGGATCCGGATGAGGATGCTATTAAGACTGCAATTAACCTGCTTACTACTTATATTGAGTATAAAAGTAATTAA
- a CDS encoding TlpA family protein disulfide reductase yields the protein MRLRQPMPEISGATQWVNGEFTRGQLVGEKPTLIHFWSISCHLCKVAMPSVNELRDKYKGQLNVMSVHMPRSEKDKNMEEIKQVAEEHQITQPIFVDDDLELTEAFENQYVPAYYLFDRNGLLRHFQAGGSGLKMLEKRVIRVLEEE from the coding sequence ATGAGATTGCGCCAGCCTATGCCTGAAATTTCTGGAGCCACTCAATGGGTAAATGGCGAGTTTACTAGAGGACAGCTGGTTGGTGAAAAACCGACACTGATCCATTTCTGGTCAATCAGCTGTCACCTATGCAAGGTAGCAATGCCATCGGTGAATGAACTTCGTGACAAGTATAAAGGCCAATTGAATGTCATGTCGGTCCATATGCCCCGGTCAGAAAAAGACAAGAATATGGAAGAAATCAAACAGGTTGCAGAAGAACATCAGATTACCCAGCCGATCTTCGTTGATGATGACCTTGAATTAACTGAAGCCTTTGAAAACCAATATGTCCCTGCTTATTATCTCTTTGACAGAAACGGCCTGTTAAGGCATTTCCAGGCGGGCGGCAGCGGGCTGAAGATGCTGGAAAAGCGTGTGATCCGGGTTCTCGAAGAAGAATAG